A single genomic interval of Cervus elaphus chromosome 19, mCerEla1.1, whole genome shotgun sequence harbors:
- the LOC122675467 gene encoding EEF1AKMT4-ECE2 readthrough transcript protein isoform X5, with translation MACLGPSVPVPELPEKNCGYREVRYWDQRYQGAADSAPYEWFGDFSSFRDLLEPELRPEDRILVLGCGNSALSYELFLGGFPDVTSVDYSSVVVAAMRARYAHVPMLRWETMDVRALGFPSGSFDVVLEKGTLDALLTGEQDPWTVSSEGVHTVDQVLNEMVEYKRATLRDEDAPETPVEGGASPDAVEVGFRKRTRRLLGLHTQLELVLAGVSLLLAALLLGCFVALGVQYHRDPSHSTCLTEACIRVAGKILESLDRGVSPCEDFYQFSCGGWIRRNPLPDGRSRWNTFNSLWDQNQAILKHLLENTTFNSSSEAERKTQRFYLSCLQVERIEELGAQPLRDLIDKIGGWNVTGPWDRDNFMEVLKAVAGTYRATPFFTVYVSADSKSSNSNVIQVDQSGLFLPSRDYYLNRTANEKVLTAYLDYMEELGMLLGGQPASTREQMRQVLELEIQLANITVPQDQRRDEEKIYHKMSIAELQALAPSMDWLEFLSFLLSPLELGDSEPVVVYGTDYLQQVSELINRTEPSVLNNYLIWNLVQKTTSSLDHRFESAQEKLLETLYGTKKSCTPRWQTCISNTDDALGFALGSLFVKATFDRQSKEIAEGMISEIRTAFEEALGQLVWMDEKTRQAAKEKADAIYDMIGFPDFILEPKELDDVYDGYEVSEDSFFQNMLNLYNFSAKVMADQLRKPPSRDQWSMTPQTVNAYYLPTKNEIVFPAGILQAPFYACNHPKALNFGGIGVVMGHELTHAFDDQGREYDKEGNLRPWWQNESLAAFRNHTACIEEQYSQYQVNGEKLNGRQTLGENIADNGGLKAAYNAYKAWLRKHGEEQQLPAVGLTNHQLFFVGFAQVWCSVRTPESSHEGLVTDPHSPARFRVLGTLSNSRDFLRHFGCPVGSPMNSGQLCEVW, from the exons ATGGCTTGTCTGGGGCCTTCCGTACCGGTGCCGGAGTTACCGGAGAAGAACTGCGGGTACCGCGAGGTCCGGTACTGGGACCAGCGATACCAGGGCGCTGCCGACTCTGCCCCCTACGAGTGGTTCGGAGACTTCTCTTCCTTCCGTGACCTCCTAGAGCCGGAGTTGCGGCCGGAGGACCGTATCCTCGTGCTAG GCTGTGGAAACAGTGCCCTGAGCTATGAGCTAttccttgggggcttccctgatgtgaCCAGTGTGGACTACTCATCAGTAGTGGTGGCTGCCATGAGGGCCCGGTATGCCCACGTGCCCATGCTGCGATGGGAGACCATGGACGTGCGggcactgggcttccctagtggctcctTCGACGTGGTGCTTGAGAAGGGCACACTGGATGCCCTGTTGACTGGTGAACAGGATCCCTGGACCGTGTCCTCTGAAGGTGTCCACACTGTGGACCAGGTGCTAAATGAG ATGGTGGAATACAAACGCGCCACGCTGCGGGATGAAGACGCTCCCGAGACCCCCGTAGAGGGCGGGGCCTCCCCGGACGCCGTGGAG GTGGGATTCCGGAAGAGGACCAGACGCCTCTTGGGGTTGCACACGCAGCTGGAGCTGGTCTTGGCAGGTGTCTCTCTACTGCTGGCGGCCCTGCTTCTGGGTTGCTTCGTCGCCCTGGGGGTCCAGTACCACAGAG ACCCATCCCACAGCACTTGCCTCACAGAGGCCTGCATTCGAGTGGCTGGAAAAATCCTGGAGTCCCTGGACCGAGGAGTGAGCCCCTGTGAGGACTTCTACCAGTTCTCCTGTGGAGGTTGGATTCGCAGAAACCCTCTGCCTGATGGGCGTTCTCGCTGGAACACCTTCAACAGTCTCTGGGACCAGAATCAAGCCATCCTGAAGCACCTGCTTG AAAACACCACCTTCAACTCCAGCAGTGAAGCCGAACGGAAGACGCAGCGCTTCTACCTCTCCTGCTTACAGGTGGAGCGCATCGAGGAGCTGGGTGCCCAGCCGCTGCGGGACCTCATTGACAAG ATTGGTGGCTGGAACGTTACGGGGCCCTGGGACCGGGACAACTTCATGGAGGTGCTGAAGGCAGTAGCGGGGACGTATAGGGCCACCCCCTTCTTCACTGTCTACGTCAGTGCCGACTCTAAGAGTTCCAACAGCAATGTCATCCAG GTGGACCAGTCTGGGCTCTTTCTACCCTCTCGAGATTACTACCTAAACAGGACCGCCAATGAGAAA GTGCTTACTGCCTATCTGGACTACATGGAGGAGCTGGGGATGCTGCTGGGTGGACAGCCAGCCTCCACGCGGGAGCAGATGCGGCAAGTGCTGGAGCTGGAGATACAATTGGCCAACATCACAGTGCCCCAGGACCAGCGGCGGGACGAGGAGAAGATCTACCACAAGATGAGCATCGCGGAGCTGCAG GCCCTGGCGCCCTCCATGGACTGGCTGGAGTTTCTGTCCTTCTTGCTGTCACCGCTGGAGCTGGGTGATTCTGAGCCTGTGGTGGTGTATGGGACGGATTATTTGCAGCAGGTGTCGGAACTCATCAACCGCACAGAGCCAAG TGTCCTGAACAATTATCTGATCTGGAACCTGGTACAGAAGACAACTTCAAGCCTGGACCACCGCTTTGAGTCTGCACAAGAGAAGCTGCTGGAGACCCTCTATGGTACCAAGAAG TCCTGCACACCGAGGTGGCAGACCTGCATCTCGAACACCGATGACGCTCTTGGCTTTGCTCTGGGTTCCCTCTTTGTGAAGGCCACATTTGACCGGCAGAGCAAGGAAATT GCAGAGGGGATGATCAGCGAGATCCGGACCGCCTTTGAGGAGGCTCTGGGACAGTTGGTTTGGATGGATGAGAAGACCCGCCAGGCAGCCAAGGAGAAA GCAGATGCCATCTATGATATGATTGGTTTCCCGGACTTCATCCTGGAGCCCAAAGAGCTGGATGATGTTTATGATGGG TATGAAGTGTCTGAAGATTCCTTCTTCCAGAACATGCTGAATTTGTACAACTTCTCTGCTAAGGTGATGGCTGACCAGCTTCGGAAGCCTCCTAGCCGAGACCA GTGGAGCATGACCCCGCAGACAGTGAACGCCTACTACCTTCCAACCAAGAATGAAATCGTCTTCCCTGCTGGCATCCTGCAGGCCCCCTTCTACGCTTGCAACCACCCCAA GGCCCTGAACTTTGGTGGCATCGGCGTGGTGATGGGCCATGAGTTGACACATGCCTTTGATGACCAAG GGCGCGAGTATGACAAGGAAGGAAACCTGCGGCCCTGGTGGCAGAATGAGTCATTGGCAGCCTTCCGGAACCACACGGCCTGCATAGAGGAGCAGTACAGTCAGTACCAGGTCAACGGGGAGAAGCTCAACGGGCGCCAGACGCTTGGGGAGAACATTGCTGACAATGGGGGGCTTAAGGCTGCCTACAAT GCTTACAAAGCATGGCTAAGAAAGCATGGAGAGGAGCAGCAGCTGCCAGCTGTGGGACTCACCAACCACCAGCTCTTCTTTGTGGGATTTGCCCAG GTGTGGTGCTCAGTCCGCACACCCGAGAGCTCTCACGAGGGGCTGGTGACCGACCCCCACAGCCCTGCCCGCTTCCGCGTGCTGGGCACTCTCTCCAACTCCCGTGACTTCCTGCGGCACTTCGGCTGCCCTGTCGGCTCCCCCATGAACTCAGGGCAGCTTTGTGAGGTGTGGTAG
- the LOC122675467 gene encoding EEF1A lysine methyltransferase 4 isoform X4, with product MACLGPSVPVPELPEKNCGYREVRYWDQRYQGAADSAPYEWFGDFSSFRDLLEPELRPEDRILVLGCGNSALSYELFLGGFPDVTSVDYSSVVVAAMRARYAHVPMLRWETMDVRALGFPSGSFDVVLEKGTLDALLTGEQDPWTVSSEGVHTVDQVLNEVSRVLVPSGRFISLTSAAPHFRTRHYAQAHYGWSLRHATYGNGFHFHFYLMQKGKELTVAQLALGAQILSPPRPPTPPCFLQDSDHEDFLTAIQL from the exons ATGGCTTGTCTGGGGCCTTCCGTACCGGTGCCGGAGTTACCGGAGAAGAACTGCGGGTACCGCGAGGTCCGGTACTGGGACCAGCGATACCAGGGCGCTGCCGACTCTGCCCCCTACGAGTGGTTCGGAGACTTCTCTTCCTTCCGTGACCTCCTAGAGCCGGAGTTGCGGCCGGAGGACCGTATCCTCGTGCTAG GCTGTGGAAACAGTGCCCTGAGCTATGAGCTAttccttgggggcttccctgatgtgaCCAGTGTGGACTACTCATCAGTAGTGGTGGCTGCCATGAGGGCCCGGTATGCCCACGTGCCCATGCTGCGATGGGAGACCATGGACGTGCGggcactgggcttccctagtggctcctTCGACGTGGTGCTTGAGAAGGGCACACTGGATGCCCTGTTGACTGGTGAACAGGATCCCTGGACCGTGTCCTCTGAAGGTGTCCACACTGTGGACCAGGTGCTAAATGAG GTGAGCCGAGTGCTGGTCCCTTCGGGCCGGTTCATCTCATTGACCTCTGCTGCCCCCCATTTTCGGACAAGGCACTATGCTCAAGCTCATTATGGCTGGTCCTTGAGGCATGCAACCTATGGCAATGGTTTCCACTTTCATTTCTACCTCATGCAGAAGGGCAAAGAGCTCACTGTGGCCCAGCTGGCCCTTGGGGCACAGATCCTGTCACCCCCTagacctcccaccccaccctgcttcCTCCAGGACTCAGATCATGAGGACTTCCTCACTGCCATTCAGCTGTGA
- the CAMK2N2 gene encoding calcium/calmodulin-dependent protein kinase II inhibitor 2, which produces MSEILPYSEDKMGRFGADPEGSDLSFSCRLQDTNSFFAGNQAKRPPKLGQIGRAKRVVIEDDRIDDVLKGMGEKPPSGV; this is translated from the exons ATGTCCGAGATCCTGCCCTACAGCGAGGACAAGATGGGCCGCTTCGGCGCCGACCCCGAGGGCTCTGACCTCTCCTTCAGCTGCCGCCTGCAGGACACCAACTCCTTCTTCGCGGGCAACCAAGCCAAGCGACCCCCCAAGCTGGGCCAGATCGGCCGAGCCAAGAGAG TGGTGATCGAGGATGACCGGATAGACGACGTGCTGAAGGGGATGGGGGAGAAGCCGCCGTCCGGAGTGTAG
- the LOC122675467 gene encoding endothelin-converting enzyme 2 isoform X1 has product MSVALQELGGGGNMVEYKRATLRDEDAPETPVEGGASPDAVEVGFRKRTRRLLGLHTQLELVLAGVSLLLAALLLGCFVALGVQYHRDPSHSTCLTEACIRVAGKILESLDRGVSPCEDFYQFSCGGWIRRNPLPDGRSRWNTFNSLWDQNQAILKHLLENTTFNSSSEAERKTQRFYLSCLQVERIEELGAQPLRDLIDKIGGWNVTGPWDRDNFMEVLKAVAGTYRATPFFTVYVSADSKSSNSNVIQVDQSGLFLPSRDYYLNRTANEKVLTAYLDYMEELGMLLGGQPASTREQMRQVLELEIQLANITVPQDQRRDEEKIYHKMSIAELQALAPSMDWLEFLSFLLSPLELGDSEPVVVYGTDYLQQVSELINRTEPSVLNNYLIWNLVQKTTSSLDHRFESAQEKLLETLYGTKKSCTPRWQTCISNTDDALGFALGSLFVKATFDRQSKEIAEGMISEIRTAFEEALGQLVWMDEKTRQAAKEKADAIYDMIGFPDFILEPKELDDVYDGYEVSEDSFFQNMLNLYNFSAKVMADQLRKPPSRDQWSMTPQTVNAYYLPTKNEIVFPAGILQAPFYACNHPKALNFGGIGVVMGHELTHAFDDQGREYDKEGNLRPWWQNESLAAFRNHTACIEEQYSQYQVNGEKLNGRQTLGENIADNGGLKAAYNAYKAWLRKHGEEQQLPAVGLTNHQLFFVGFAQVWCSVRTPESSHEGLVTDPHSPARFRVLGTLSNSRDFLRHFGCPVGSPMNSGQLCEVW; this is encoded by the exons ATGAGCGTCGCGCTGCAGGAGCTAGGCGGCGGCGGCAAC ATGGTGGAATACAAACGCGCCACGCTGCGGGATGAAGACGCTCCCGAGACCCCCGTAGAGGGCGGGGCCTCCCCGGACGCCGTGGAG GTGGGATTCCGGAAGAGGACCAGACGCCTCTTGGGGTTGCACACGCAGCTGGAGCTGGTCTTGGCAGGTGTCTCTCTACTGCTGGCGGCCCTGCTTCTGGGTTGCTTCGTCGCCCTGGGGGTCCAGTACCACAGAG ACCCATCCCACAGCACTTGCCTCACAGAGGCCTGCATTCGAGTGGCTGGAAAAATCCTGGAGTCCCTGGACCGAGGAGTGAGCCCCTGTGAGGACTTCTACCAGTTCTCCTGTGGAGGTTGGATTCGCAGAAACCCTCTGCCTGATGGGCGTTCTCGCTGGAACACCTTCAACAGTCTCTGGGACCAGAATCAAGCCATCCTGAAGCACCTGCTTG AAAACACCACCTTCAACTCCAGCAGTGAAGCCGAACGGAAGACGCAGCGCTTCTACCTCTCCTGCTTACAGGTGGAGCGCATCGAGGAGCTGGGTGCCCAGCCGCTGCGGGACCTCATTGACAAG ATTGGTGGCTGGAACGTTACGGGGCCCTGGGACCGGGACAACTTCATGGAGGTGCTGAAGGCAGTAGCGGGGACGTATAGGGCCACCCCCTTCTTCACTGTCTACGTCAGTGCCGACTCTAAGAGTTCCAACAGCAATGTCATCCAG GTGGACCAGTCTGGGCTCTTTCTACCCTCTCGAGATTACTACCTAAACAGGACCGCCAATGAGAAA GTGCTTACTGCCTATCTGGACTACATGGAGGAGCTGGGGATGCTGCTGGGTGGACAGCCAGCCTCCACGCGGGAGCAGATGCGGCAAGTGCTGGAGCTGGAGATACAATTGGCCAACATCACAGTGCCCCAGGACCAGCGGCGGGACGAGGAGAAGATCTACCACAAGATGAGCATCGCGGAGCTGCAG GCCCTGGCGCCCTCCATGGACTGGCTGGAGTTTCTGTCCTTCTTGCTGTCACCGCTGGAGCTGGGTGATTCTGAGCCTGTGGTGGTGTATGGGACGGATTATTTGCAGCAGGTGTCGGAACTCATCAACCGCACAGAGCCAAG TGTCCTGAACAATTATCTGATCTGGAACCTGGTACAGAAGACAACTTCAAGCCTGGACCACCGCTTTGAGTCTGCACAAGAGAAGCTGCTGGAGACCCTCTATGGTACCAAGAAG TCCTGCACACCGAGGTGGCAGACCTGCATCTCGAACACCGATGACGCTCTTGGCTTTGCTCTGGGTTCCCTCTTTGTGAAGGCCACATTTGACCGGCAGAGCAAGGAAATT GCAGAGGGGATGATCAGCGAGATCCGGACCGCCTTTGAGGAGGCTCTGGGACAGTTGGTTTGGATGGATGAGAAGACCCGCCAGGCAGCCAAGGAGAAA GCAGATGCCATCTATGATATGATTGGTTTCCCGGACTTCATCCTGGAGCCCAAAGAGCTGGATGATGTTTATGATGGG TATGAAGTGTCTGAAGATTCCTTCTTCCAGAACATGCTGAATTTGTACAACTTCTCTGCTAAGGTGATGGCTGACCAGCTTCGGAAGCCTCCTAGCCGAGACCA GTGGAGCATGACCCCGCAGACAGTGAACGCCTACTACCTTCCAACCAAGAATGAAATCGTCTTCCCTGCTGGCATCCTGCAGGCCCCCTTCTACGCTTGCAACCACCCCAA GGCCCTGAACTTTGGTGGCATCGGCGTGGTGATGGGCCATGAGTTGACACATGCCTTTGATGACCAAG GGCGCGAGTATGACAAGGAAGGAAACCTGCGGCCCTGGTGGCAGAATGAGTCATTGGCAGCCTTCCGGAACCACACGGCCTGCATAGAGGAGCAGTACAGTCAGTACCAGGTCAACGGGGAGAAGCTCAACGGGCGCCAGACGCTTGGGGAGAACATTGCTGACAATGGGGGGCTTAAGGCTGCCTACAAT GCTTACAAAGCATGGCTAAGAAAGCATGGAGAGGAGCAGCAGCTGCCAGCTGTGGGACTCACCAACCACCAGCTCTTCTTTGTGGGATTTGCCCAG GTGTGGTGCTCAGTCCGCACACCCGAGAGCTCTCACGAGGGGCTGGTGACCGACCCCCACAGCCCTGCCCGCTTCCGCGTGCTGGGCACTCTCTCCAACTCCCGTGACTTCCTGCGGCACTTCGGCTGCCCTGTCGGCTCCCCCATGAACTCAGGGCAGCTTTGTGAGGTGTGGTAG
- the LOC122675467 gene encoding endothelin-converting enzyme 2 isoform X3, translated as MSVALQELGGGGNVGFRKRTRRLLGLHTQLELVLAGVSLLLAALLLGCFVALGVQYHRDPSHSTCLTEACIRVAGKILESLDRGVSPCEDFYQFSCGGWIRRNPLPDGRSRWNTFNSLWDQNQAILKHLLENTTFNSSSEAERKTQRFYLSCLQVERIEELGAQPLRDLIDKIGGWNVTGPWDRDNFMEVLKAVAGTYRATPFFTVYVSADSKSSNSNVIQVDQSGLFLPSRDYYLNRTANEKVLTAYLDYMEELGMLLGGQPASTREQMRQVLELEIQLANITVPQDQRRDEEKIYHKMSIAELQALAPSMDWLEFLSFLLSPLELGDSEPVVVYGTDYLQQVSELINRTEPSVLNNYLIWNLVQKTTSSLDHRFESAQEKLLETLYGTKKSCTPRWQTCISNTDDALGFALGSLFVKATFDRQSKEIAEGMISEIRTAFEEALGQLVWMDEKTRQAAKEKADAIYDMIGFPDFILEPKELDDVYDGYEVSEDSFFQNMLNLYNFSAKVMADQLRKPPSRDQWSMTPQTVNAYYLPTKNEIVFPAGILQAPFYACNHPKALNFGGIGVVMGHELTHAFDDQGREYDKEGNLRPWWQNESLAAFRNHTACIEEQYSQYQVNGEKLNGRQTLGENIADNGGLKAAYNAYKAWLRKHGEEQQLPAVGLTNHQLFFVGFAQVWCSVRTPESSHEGLVTDPHSPARFRVLGTLSNSRDFLRHFGCPVGSPMNSGQLCEVW; from the exons ATGAGCGTCGCGCTGCAGGAGCTAGGCGGCGGCGGCAAC GTGGGATTCCGGAAGAGGACCAGACGCCTCTTGGGGTTGCACACGCAGCTGGAGCTGGTCTTGGCAGGTGTCTCTCTACTGCTGGCGGCCCTGCTTCTGGGTTGCTTCGTCGCCCTGGGGGTCCAGTACCACAGAG ACCCATCCCACAGCACTTGCCTCACAGAGGCCTGCATTCGAGTGGCTGGAAAAATCCTGGAGTCCCTGGACCGAGGAGTGAGCCCCTGTGAGGACTTCTACCAGTTCTCCTGTGGAGGTTGGATTCGCAGAAACCCTCTGCCTGATGGGCGTTCTCGCTGGAACACCTTCAACAGTCTCTGGGACCAGAATCAAGCCATCCTGAAGCACCTGCTTG AAAACACCACCTTCAACTCCAGCAGTGAAGCCGAACGGAAGACGCAGCGCTTCTACCTCTCCTGCTTACAGGTGGAGCGCATCGAGGAGCTGGGTGCCCAGCCGCTGCGGGACCTCATTGACAAG ATTGGTGGCTGGAACGTTACGGGGCCCTGGGACCGGGACAACTTCATGGAGGTGCTGAAGGCAGTAGCGGGGACGTATAGGGCCACCCCCTTCTTCACTGTCTACGTCAGTGCCGACTCTAAGAGTTCCAACAGCAATGTCATCCAG GTGGACCAGTCTGGGCTCTTTCTACCCTCTCGAGATTACTACCTAAACAGGACCGCCAATGAGAAA GTGCTTACTGCCTATCTGGACTACATGGAGGAGCTGGGGATGCTGCTGGGTGGACAGCCAGCCTCCACGCGGGAGCAGATGCGGCAAGTGCTGGAGCTGGAGATACAATTGGCCAACATCACAGTGCCCCAGGACCAGCGGCGGGACGAGGAGAAGATCTACCACAAGATGAGCATCGCGGAGCTGCAG GCCCTGGCGCCCTCCATGGACTGGCTGGAGTTTCTGTCCTTCTTGCTGTCACCGCTGGAGCTGGGTGATTCTGAGCCTGTGGTGGTGTATGGGACGGATTATTTGCAGCAGGTGTCGGAACTCATCAACCGCACAGAGCCAAG TGTCCTGAACAATTATCTGATCTGGAACCTGGTACAGAAGACAACTTCAAGCCTGGACCACCGCTTTGAGTCTGCACAAGAGAAGCTGCTGGAGACCCTCTATGGTACCAAGAAG TCCTGCACACCGAGGTGGCAGACCTGCATCTCGAACACCGATGACGCTCTTGGCTTTGCTCTGGGTTCCCTCTTTGTGAAGGCCACATTTGACCGGCAGAGCAAGGAAATT GCAGAGGGGATGATCAGCGAGATCCGGACCGCCTTTGAGGAGGCTCTGGGACAGTTGGTTTGGATGGATGAGAAGACCCGCCAGGCAGCCAAGGAGAAA GCAGATGCCATCTATGATATGATTGGTTTCCCGGACTTCATCCTGGAGCCCAAAGAGCTGGATGATGTTTATGATGGG TATGAAGTGTCTGAAGATTCCTTCTTCCAGAACATGCTGAATTTGTACAACTTCTCTGCTAAGGTGATGGCTGACCAGCTTCGGAAGCCTCCTAGCCGAGACCA GTGGAGCATGACCCCGCAGACAGTGAACGCCTACTACCTTCCAACCAAGAATGAAATCGTCTTCCCTGCTGGCATCCTGCAGGCCCCCTTCTACGCTTGCAACCACCCCAA GGCCCTGAACTTTGGTGGCATCGGCGTGGTGATGGGCCATGAGTTGACACATGCCTTTGATGACCAAG GGCGCGAGTATGACAAGGAAGGAAACCTGCGGCCCTGGTGGCAGAATGAGTCATTGGCAGCCTTCCGGAACCACACGGCCTGCATAGAGGAGCAGTACAGTCAGTACCAGGTCAACGGGGAGAAGCTCAACGGGCGCCAGACGCTTGGGGAGAACATTGCTGACAATGGGGGGCTTAAGGCTGCCTACAAT GCTTACAAAGCATGGCTAAGAAAGCATGGAGAGGAGCAGCAGCTGCCAGCTGTGGGACTCACCAACCACCAGCTCTTCTTTGTGGGATTTGCCCAG GTGTGGTGCTCAGTCCGCACACCCGAGAGCTCTCACGAGGGGCTGGTGACCGACCCCCACAGCCCTGCCCGCTTCCGCGTGCTGGGCACTCTCTCCAACTCCCGTGACTTCCTGCGGCACTTCGGCTGCCCTGTCGGCTCCCCCATGAACTCAGGGCAGCTTTGTGAGGTGTGGTAG
- the LOC122675467 gene encoding endothelin-converting enzyme 2 isoform X2, giving the protein MVEYKRATLRDEDAPETPVEGGASPDAVEVGFRKRTRRLLGLHTQLELVLAGVSLLLAALLLGCFVALGVQYHRDPSHSTCLTEACIRVAGKILESLDRGVSPCEDFYQFSCGGWIRRNPLPDGRSRWNTFNSLWDQNQAILKHLLENTTFNSSSEAERKTQRFYLSCLQVERIEELGAQPLRDLIDKIGGWNVTGPWDRDNFMEVLKAVAGTYRATPFFTVYVSADSKSSNSNVIQVDQSGLFLPSRDYYLNRTANEKVLTAYLDYMEELGMLLGGQPASTREQMRQVLELEIQLANITVPQDQRRDEEKIYHKMSIAELQALAPSMDWLEFLSFLLSPLELGDSEPVVVYGTDYLQQVSELINRTEPSVLNNYLIWNLVQKTTSSLDHRFESAQEKLLETLYGTKKSCTPRWQTCISNTDDALGFALGSLFVKATFDRQSKEIAEGMISEIRTAFEEALGQLVWMDEKTRQAAKEKADAIYDMIGFPDFILEPKELDDVYDGYEVSEDSFFQNMLNLYNFSAKVMADQLRKPPSRDQWSMTPQTVNAYYLPTKNEIVFPAGILQAPFYACNHPKALNFGGIGVVMGHELTHAFDDQGREYDKEGNLRPWWQNESLAAFRNHTACIEEQYSQYQVNGEKLNGRQTLGENIADNGGLKAAYNAYKAWLRKHGEEQQLPAVGLTNHQLFFVGFAQVWCSVRTPESSHEGLVTDPHSPARFRVLGTLSNSRDFLRHFGCPVGSPMNSGQLCEVW; this is encoded by the exons ATGGTGGAATACAAACGCGCCACGCTGCGGGATGAAGACGCTCCCGAGACCCCCGTAGAGGGCGGGGCCTCCCCGGACGCCGTGGAG GTGGGATTCCGGAAGAGGACCAGACGCCTCTTGGGGTTGCACACGCAGCTGGAGCTGGTCTTGGCAGGTGTCTCTCTACTGCTGGCGGCCCTGCTTCTGGGTTGCTTCGTCGCCCTGGGGGTCCAGTACCACAGAG ACCCATCCCACAGCACTTGCCTCACAGAGGCCTGCATTCGAGTGGCTGGAAAAATCCTGGAGTCCCTGGACCGAGGAGTGAGCCCCTGTGAGGACTTCTACCAGTTCTCCTGTGGAGGTTGGATTCGCAGAAACCCTCTGCCTGATGGGCGTTCTCGCTGGAACACCTTCAACAGTCTCTGGGACCAGAATCAAGCCATCCTGAAGCACCTGCTTG AAAACACCACCTTCAACTCCAGCAGTGAAGCCGAACGGAAGACGCAGCGCTTCTACCTCTCCTGCTTACAGGTGGAGCGCATCGAGGAGCTGGGTGCCCAGCCGCTGCGGGACCTCATTGACAAG ATTGGTGGCTGGAACGTTACGGGGCCCTGGGACCGGGACAACTTCATGGAGGTGCTGAAGGCAGTAGCGGGGACGTATAGGGCCACCCCCTTCTTCACTGTCTACGTCAGTGCCGACTCTAAGAGTTCCAACAGCAATGTCATCCAG GTGGACCAGTCTGGGCTCTTTCTACCCTCTCGAGATTACTACCTAAACAGGACCGCCAATGAGAAA GTGCTTACTGCCTATCTGGACTACATGGAGGAGCTGGGGATGCTGCTGGGTGGACAGCCAGCCTCCACGCGGGAGCAGATGCGGCAAGTGCTGGAGCTGGAGATACAATTGGCCAACATCACAGTGCCCCAGGACCAGCGGCGGGACGAGGAGAAGATCTACCACAAGATGAGCATCGCGGAGCTGCAG GCCCTGGCGCCCTCCATGGACTGGCTGGAGTTTCTGTCCTTCTTGCTGTCACCGCTGGAGCTGGGTGATTCTGAGCCTGTGGTGGTGTATGGGACGGATTATTTGCAGCAGGTGTCGGAACTCATCAACCGCACAGAGCCAAG TGTCCTGAACAATTATCTGATCTGGAACCTGGTACAGAAGACAACTTCAAGCCTGGACCACCGCTTTGAGTCTGCACAAGAGAAGCTGCTGGAGACCCTCTATGGTACCAAGAAG TCCTGCACACCGAGGTGGCAGACCTGCATCTCGAACACCGATGACGCTCTTGGCTTTGCTCTGGGTTCCCTCTTTGTGAAGGCCACATTTGACCGGCAGAGCAAGGAAATT GCAGAGGGGATGATCAGCGAGATCCGGACCGCCTTTGAGGAGGCTCTGGGACAGTTGGTTTGGATGGATGAGAAGACCCGCCAGGCAGCCAAGGAGAAA GCAGATGCCATCTATGATATGATTGGTTTCCCGGACTTCATCCTGGAGCCCAAAGAGCTGGATGATGTTTATGATGGG TATGAAGTGTCTGAAGATTCCTTCTTCCAGAACATGCTGAATTTGTACAACTTCTCTGCTAAGGTGATGGCTGACCAGCTTCGGAAGCCTCCTAGCCGAGACCA GTGGAGCATGACCCCGCAGACAGTGAACGCCTACTACCTTCCAACCAAGAATGAAATCGTCTTCCCTGCTGGCATCCTGCAGGCCCCCTTCTACGCTTGCAACCACCCCAA GGCCCTGAACTTTGGTGGCATCGGCGTGGTGATGGGCCATGAGTTGACACATGCCTTTGATGACCAAG GGCGCGAGTATGACAAGGAAGGAAACCTGCGGCCCTGGTGGCAGAATGAGTCATTGGCAGCCTTCCGGAACCACACGGCCTGCATAGAGGAGCAGTACAGTCAGTACCAGGTCAACGGGGAGAAGCTCAACGGGCGCCAGACGCTTGGGGAGAACATTGCTGACAATGGGGGGCTTAAGGCTGCCTACAAT GCTTACAAAGCATGGCTAAGAAAGCATGGAGAGGAGCAGCAGCTGCCAGCTGTGGGACTCACCAACCACCAGCTCTTCTTTGTGGGATTTGCCCAG GTGTGGTGCTCAGTCCGCACACCCGAGAGCTCTCACGAGGGGCTGGTGACCGACCCCCACAGCCCTGCCCGCTTCCGCGTGCTGGGCACTCTCTCCAACTCCCGTGACTTCCTGCGGCACTTCGGCTGCCCTGTCGGCTCCCCCATGAACTCAGGGCAGCTTTGTGAGGTGTGGTAG